A stretch of the Luteimonas sp. JM171 genome encodes the following:
- a CDS encoding efflux RND transporter permease subunit has protein sequence MEPGRFNLSRPFIERPVATILLAVAVVLSGILAYRMLPVAPLPQVDYPAIQVSASMPGASPESMAANVATPLERALGTIPGVDRITSSNSQGSTRIHLQFALDRNVDEAAREVQAAINAARSQLPSGMPGMPQYRKINPSQAPIMSLALSSETLSPGELYDVGSTILAQKIAQIPGVGQVEAGGASLPAVRVSLNPNALNQYGIALDEVAGAIRNANALRPLGHVATDERQWQVEANLQLRTADEYRDLIVAWRNDTPVYLRDVAQVAEGTENRYAAGFHNDRDAVLLVISRQPNANIIETVDAIHAQMDQLRALLPAGVDMEVVMDRSPVIRATLGEAENTLMIAVGLVVLVVLAFLGSWRAALVPTLAIPVSLLGALAIIWLLGFSLNTMSLMALIVAAVLVVDDAIVVLENIARHIDAGLSPWKAAMRGAGEVGATLLSMNIALAVVFVSILFLDDFVERLFREFSLTLVAAMGISLLVSLSLTPTLSARLLGRKDPGRVVGPWQRLGTMAFEGARGGYLRSLGGVVRHVPLALLALAAAIALSVWLSGQVPRGTVPQQDTGQLRGFARGDDGLSFQVMQPKIDAYRELLMSDPAIEHISGYIGGASGVNNAFIMIQMKPLEERGVSSREVIDRLRMQMPSIPGGRMGLWVDQDIRIGGGGGGDEETYRLDLLSGDIAPLRQWTPRIRDALQALPELVDVDSRGDEGSRQVVLDIDRTAAAQLGVDMRMVATVLNNSFSQRQVATLYDSLNQYRVVMELDPRYTQSPDTLDQVYAIASDGRRVPLSAFASWSYGMAPDRIQHREQFIATRINFALAPGVSLGDAVEAIDRAMAGIMLPNEVQAKLSEDAGSLQDMGQRQLWLILGAVLAVYLVLGVLYESFLLPLAILSILPSAGVGALLALMLFDTDLDLISLLGLFLLVGVVMKNTILMVDFALAAQRERGLTPEAAILESARLRFRPIVMTSLAALLGMLPLMLATGEGWEMRRPLGIAIVGGLLVSQVLTLYTTPAIYLALARLRARFVREAPAPAASAGA, from the coding sequence ATGGAGCCGGGCCGGTTCAACCTGTCGCGGCCGTTCATCGAACGGCCGGTGGCGACCATCCTGCTGGCGGTGGCGGTGGTGCTCTCGGGCATCCTCGCCTACCGCATGCTGCCGGTGGCACCGCTGCCGCAGGTGGACTACCCGGCCATCCAGGTCTCGGCCAGCATGCCCGGGGCCAGTCCGGAATCGATGGCCGCCAACGTCGCCACGCCGCTGGAGCGGGCGCTGGGCACCATTCCGGGCGTGGACCGGATCACCTCCTCCAACAGCCAGGGCTCGACCCGGATCCACCTGCAGTTCGCGCTCGACCGCAACGTCGACGAGGCCGCGCGCGAGGTGCAGGCGGCGATCAACGCGGCCCGCTCACAGCTGCCCTCGGGCATGCCGGGGATGCCGCAGTACCGCAAGATCAACCCGTCGCAGGCGCCGATCATGTCGCTGGCGCTCAGCTCCGAGACCCTGTCGCCGGGCGAGCTTTACGACGTGGGCTCGACGATCCTGGCGCAGAAGATCGCCCAGATCCCGGGCGTGGGCCAGGTGGAGGCCGGCGGCGCCTCGCTGCCGGCGGTGCGGGTCTCGCTCAATCCCAACGCGCTCAACCAGTACGGCATCGCCCTGGACGAAGTGGCCGGGGCCATCCGCAACGCCAACGCCCTGCGCCCGCTCGGCCACGTGGCGACCGACGAGCGCCAGTGGCAGGTGGAGGCCAACCTGCAGCTGCGCACCGCCGACGAATACCGTGACCTGATCGTGGCCTGGCGCAACGACACCCCGGTGTACCTGCGCGACGTGGCCCAGGTGGCCGAGGGCACCGAGAACCGCTACGCCGCCGGTTTCCACAACGACCGTGACGCGGTGCTGCTGGTGATCAGCCGCCAGCCCAACGCCAACATCATCGAGACCGTCGACGCGATCCACGCGCAGATGGACCAGCTGCGCGCGCTGCTGCCGGCGGGCGTGGACATGGAAGTGGTGATGGACCGGTCGCCGGTGATCCGCGCCACCCTCGGCGAGGCCGAGAATACGCTGATGATCGCGGTCGGCCTGGTGGTGCTGGTGGTGCTGGCGTTCCTGGGCAGCTGGCGCGCGGCGCTGGTGCCCACCCTCGCCATCCCGGTCTCGCTGCTGGGCGCGCTGGCGATCATCTGGCTGCTGGGCTTCTCCCTCAACACCATGTCGCTGATGGCGCTGATCGTGGCGGCGGTGCTGGTGGTGGACGATGCGATCGTGGTGCTGGAGAACATCGCCCGCCACATCGACGCCGGCCTGTCGCCGTGGAAGGCGGCGATGCGCGGCGCCGGCGAGGTCGGTGCCACCCTACTGTCGATGAACATCGCGCTGGCGGTGGTGTTCGTGTCGATCCTGTTCCTTGACGACTTCGTCGAACGCCTGTTCCGCGAGTTCTCGCTGACCCTGGTGGCGGCGATGGGCATCTCGCTGCTGGTCTCGCTGAGCCTCACCCCCACGCTCTCCGCGCGCCTGCTCGGGCGCAAGGATCCGGGCCGGGTGGTCGGTCCCTGGCAGCGGCTGGGCACGATGGCGTTCGAGGGCGCGCGCGGCGGGTACCTGCGCTCGCTGGGCGGGGTGGTCCGCCACGTGCCGCTGGCGCTGCTGGCACTGGCCGCCGCCATCGCGCTGAGCGTGTGGCTCTCGGGCCAGGTTCCGCGCGGCACCGTGCCGCAGCAGGACACCGGCCAGCTGCGCGGCTTCGCCCGCGGCGACGACGGCCTCTCCTTCCAGGTCATGCAGCCCAAGATCGACGCCTACCGCGAGCTGCTGATGTCCGACCCGGCGATCGAACACATCTCCGGCTACATCGGCGGCGCCAGCGGGGTCAACAACGCCTTCATCATGATCCAGATGAAGCCGCTGGAGGAGCGCGGCGTCTCCAGCCGCGAGGTGATCGACCGCCTGCGCATGCAGATGCCGTCCATCCCGGGCGGCCGCATGGGCCTGTGGGTGGACCAGGACATCCGCATCGGCGGTGGCGGCGGCGGCGACGAGGAGACCTACCGGCTGGACCTGCTCTCCGGCGACATCGCGCCGCTGCGGCAGTGGACGCCGCGCATCCGCGACGCCCTGCAGGCGCTGCCGGAACTCGTGGACGTGGATTCGCGCGGCGACGAGGGCAGTCGCCAGGTGGTGCTGGACATCGACCGCACCGCCGCCGCCCAGCTGGGCGTGGACATGCGTATGGTCGCCACCGTGCTCAACAACTCCTTCAGCCAGCGCCAGGTGGCCACCCTCTATGACAGCCTCAACCAGTACCGGGTGGTGATGGAGCTGGACCCCCGCTACACCCAGAGCCCGGACACGCTCGACCAGGTGTACGCCATCGCGTCGGACGGCCGGCGCGTGCCGCTTTCGGCCTTCGCCAGCTGGTCGTACGGCATGGCGCCCGACCGCATCCAGCACCGCGAGCAGTTCATCGCCACCCGCATCAACTTCGCCCTCGCCCCGGGCGTGTCGCTGGGCGATGCGGTCGAAGCGATTGACCGCGCGATGGCCGGCATCATGCTGCCCAACGAGGTGCAGGCCAAGCTGAGCGAGGACGCCGGCAGCCTGCAGGACATGGGCCAGCGCCAGCTGTGGCTGATCCTGGGCGCGGTGCTGGCGGTGTACCTGGTGCTGGGCGTGCTGTACGAAAGCTTCCTGCTGCCGCTGGCGATCCTCTCGATCCTGCCGTCGGCCGGCGTGGGCGCGCTGCTGGCGCTGATGCTTTTCGACACCGACCTGGACCTGATCTCGCTGCTGGGCCTGTTCCTGCTGGTGGGCGTGGTGATGAAGAACACCATCCTGATGGTGGACTTTGCGCTGGCCGCCCAGCGAGAGCGCGGGCTCACCCCCGAGGCGGCCATCCTGGAGTCGGCGCGCCTGCGCTTCCGGCCCATCGTGATGACCAGCCTGGCCGCGCTGCTGGGCATGCTGCCGCTGATGCTGGCCACCGGCGAGGGCTGGGAGATGCGCCGGCCGCTGGGCATCGCCATCGTCGGCGGCCTGCTGGTGAGCCAGGTGCTGACCCTCTACACCACCCCGGCGATCTACCTCGCGCTGGCGCGGCTGCGGGCGCGGTTCGTGCGTGAGGCGCCTGCGCCCGCCGCTTCGGCCGGCGCCTGA
- a CDS encoding carboxypeptidase-like regulatory domain-containing protein: MTTMKLYLPLLAALALPALTACGTDAPAARQETGYATGLVMDTNGKPVAGARILLDNTVFYASYINGSTGADGTYRLKVQPGAWRAYATIQKEYNGRTYSLDLHPDSADSFDDSGAVRNFTWKLEGRKPDNNWGYYGGLVKVFNESGFYEMENVEITLEPAGPLIDGSEGRMLVLRLGDNYWRDLAYLEDIPIGRYTASAVLVDGGAPRALRVRDYPDGDLAGRMQLDFIPDASGTPDSTASISIGY; encoded by the coding sequence ATGACCACGATGAAGTTGTACCTGCCCCTCCTCGCTGCCCTGGCGCTGCCTGCCCTCACCGCCTGTGGAACGGACGCGCCGGCGGCGCGGCAGGAAACCGGCTACGCCACCGGCCTGGTCATGGACACCAACGGCAAGCCGGTTGCCGGCGCCCGCATCCTGCTCGACAACACCGTCTTCTATGCCTCCTACATCAACGGCTCCACCGGCGCGGACGGCACCTACCGGCTCAAGGTCCAGCCGGGCGCATGGCGCGCCTACGCCACGATCCAGAAGGAATACAACGGCCGGACCTACTCGCTCGACCTGCACCCCGACAGCGCTGATTCCTTTGACGACAGCGGCGCCGTGCGCAACTTCACCTGGAAGCTGGAAGGACGCAAGCCGGACAACAACTGGGGCTATTACGGCGGCCTGGTGAAGGTGTTCAACGAATCCGGTTTTTACGAGATGGAAAACGTGGAGATCACCCTGGAGCCGGCCGGCCCGCTGATCGACGGATCCGAAGGCAGGATGCTGGTCCTGCGGTTGGGCGACAACTACTGGCGCGACCTTGCTTACCTGGAAGACATCCCGATCGGCCGCTACACGGCCAGCGCGGTGCTCGTGGACGGCGGCGCCCCGCGGGCGCTGCGGGTCCGGGACTACCCCGATGGCGACCTTGCCGGCCGGATGCAGCTGGACTTCATTCCCGACGCATCCGGCACCCCGGACAGCACGGCGTCCATTTCCATCGGGTATTGA
- the groES gene encoding co-chaperone GroES, translated as MSNIKPLYDRVVIKRTEEEKMSAGGIVIPDSATEKPIKGEVVAVGDGKALDNGEVRAPKVKVGDQVLFGKYSGTEVKLDGTEYLVVREDDILAVLG; from the coding sequence ATGAGCAACATCAAGCCGCTTTACGACCGCGTGGTCATCAAGCGTACCGAAGAAGAAAAGATGTCTGCCGGCGGGATCGTGATCCCGGATTCGGCGACGGAAAAGCCCATCAAGGGTGAAGTCGTGGCCGTGGGTGACGGCAAGGCGCTGGACAACGGCGAGGTGCGCGCGCCGAAGGTGAAGGTCGGTGACCAGGTGTTGTTCGGCAAGTACAGCGGCACCGAGGTGAAGCTGGACGGGACCGAGTACCTGGTGGTCCGCGAGGACGACATCCTGGCGGTGCTGGGCTGA
- a CDS encoding amidohydrolase, translating into MKRILPLAAVLAAGTFPVAALAAPVCADVVVVDANIRTLAADVPRASALATMGSRVVAVGDEADVRGLVCDSTRVIEAGGRLVLPGFNDSHVHFMDGGQGLSSVDLRDAPSQEEFARRIGEFVAGLAPGEWVLNGNWDHENWSPNALPTRQLIDALTPENPVFVQRLDGHMALANSVALELAGITRETPDPPGGEIVRDADGEPTGVLKDDAMGAVSAVIPERSFEQALAVARAATEHAASLGVTSVQDMGPNRPGVYQELARRGELKTRIYAVSPLADYQRWVRAGVRAAFGGPMLRVGGLKGFTDGSLGSTTAWFFEPYLDQPDSTGLALEQAQRHPDDVTGADAAGLQVMIHAIGDRANHEVLEVFGQVAARHGERDRRFRVEHAQHLNDGLIRRFAEQDVIASVQPYHAIDDGRWAHLRLDAARLAGTYPFRDMLEAGVRLALGTDWYVAPLDPMLTVHAAVTRATLDGKHPDGWFPGQKLTVEEAVRAYTVGSAYAEFQEYEKGTLAPGMLADFVVWSQDIFEVEPDVIRNTRALLTVVDGQVVYEAE; encoded by the coding sequence ATGAAACGAATCCTGCCTCTTGCCGCGGTGCTCGCCGCGGGAACATTCCCCGTTGCGGCGCTGGCAGCGCCCGTCTGTGCGGACGTGGTGGTGGTCGACGCGAATATCCGCACGCTGGCCGCGGACGTGCCGCGGGCAAGTGCGCTTGCGACGATGGGATCGCGCGTCGTGGCGGTGGGCGATGAGGCGGATGTGCGGGGGCTGGTGTGTGATTCGACCCGGGTGATCGAGGCGGGGGGTCGGCTGGTGCTGCCGGGGTTCAACGACAGCCACGTGCATTTCATGGATGGGGGCCAGGGGCTGTCTTCGGTGGACCTGCGCGATGCGCCGTCGCAGGAGGAGTTCGCGCGGCGGATCGGGGAGTTCGTGGCGGGGCTGGCGCCGGGGGAGTGGGTGCTCAACGGGAACTGGGACCATGAGAACTGGAGTCCCAACGCGCTGCCGACGCGGCAGCTGATCGACGCGCTGACGCCGGAGAACCCGGTGTTCGTGCAGCGGCTGGACGGGCACATGGCGCTGGCCAACAGCGTGGCGCTGGAGCTGGCGGGGATCACGCGGGAGACGCCGGATCCGCCAGGCGGGGAGATCGTGCGCGATGCGGACGGGGAGCCAACTGGCGTGCTCAAGGACGATGCGATGGGGGCGGTGTCGGCGGTGATCCCGGAGCGCAGCTTCGAGCAGGCGCTGGCGGTGGCGCGGGCGGCGACGGAGCATGCGGCGTCGCTCGGGGTGACGAGCGTACAGGACATGGGGCCGAACCGGCCGGGGGTGTATCAGGAGCTCGCGCGGCGCGGCGAACTGAAAACGCGGATCTATGCGGTGTCGCCGCTGGCGGATTACCAGCGCTGGGTACGGGCGGGGGTGCGTGCCGCTTTCGGCGGACCGATGCTGCGGGTGGGCGGGCTCAAGGGGTTCACCGACGGGAGCCTGGGCTCGACCACGGCGTGGTTCTTCGAGCCGTACCTGGACCAGCCGGATTCCACCGGGCTTGCGCTGGAGCAGGCGCAGCGGCATCCGGATGATGTCACCGGCGCCGACGCGGCGGGACTGCAGGTGATGATCCACGCGATCGGTGACCGGGCGAACCACGAGGTGCTGGAGGTGTTCGGCCAGGTCGCGGCCAGGCACGGGGAGCGTGACCGACGGTTCCGGGTGGAGCATGCGCAGCACCTCAACGACGGGCTGATCCGGCGCTTCGCGGAGCAGGATGTCATCGCCTCGGTGCAGCCGTACCACGCCATCGATGATGGCCGCTGGGCGCACCTGCGGCTGGATGCGGCGCGGCTGGCGGGCACCTATCCATTCCGCGACATGCTCGAAGCCGGCGTGCGGCTGGCGCTGGGCACCGACTGGTACGTGGCGCCGCTCGATCCGATGTTGACGGTGCACGCCGCGGTCACCCGGGCGACGCTGGACGGAAAACACCCGGACGGCTGGTTCCCCGGGCAGAAGCTCACGGTGGAAGAGGCGGTGCGGGCCTACACCGTTGGCTCGGCCTATGCGGAGTTCCAGGAGTACGAGAAGGGCACGCTTGCACCGGGCATGCTGGCCGATTTCGTGGTCTGGTCACAGGACATCTTTGAAGTCGAACCCGACGTCATCCGGAACACCCGCGCACTGCTGACCGTGGTGGACGGGCAGGTGGTGTACGAGGCGGAATAG
- the groL gene encoding chaperonin GroEL (60 kDa chaperone family; promotes refolding of misfolded polypeptides especially under stressful conditions; forms two stacked rings of heptamers to form a barrel-shaped 14mer; ends can be capped by GroES; misfolded proteins enter the barrel where they are refolded when GroES binds) yields MAAKEIRFGEDARSKMVRGVNVLANAVKATLGPKGRNVVLEKSFGAPTITKDGVSVAKEIELSDKFENMGAQMVKEVASKTSDNAGDGTTTATVLAQALIREGSKAVAAGMNPMDLKRGIDQAVKAAVEELKKISKPTADDKAIAQVGTISANSDESIGTIIADAMKKVGKEGVITVEEGSGLENELDVVEGMQFDRGYLSPYFINNQQSMSAELDDPFILLHDKKISNVRDLLPVLEGVAKAGKPLLIVAEEVEGEALATLVVNTIRGIVKVVAVKAPGFGDRRKAMLEDMAVLTGGTVISEEVGLQLEKATINDLGRAKKVQVTKENTTIIDGAGDTPAIESRIKQIKAQIEETTSDYDREKLQERVAKLAGGVAVIKVGAATEVEMKEKKARVEDALHATRAAVEEGVVPGGGVALLRAKAAIEGLTGANEDQNHGITIALRAMEAPLREIVANAGEEPSVIVNQVKDGKGNFGYNAANGEFGDMVEFGILDPTKVTRTALQNAASIAGLMITTEAMVAELPQKEESAPAGGDMGGMGGMGGMGF; encoded by the coding sequence ATGGCTGCCAAGGAAATCCGTTTCGGTGAGGACGCGCGCTCGAAGATGGTGCGCGGCGTCAACGTGCTCGCCAATGCCGTGAAGGCAACGCTCGGCCCGAAGGGCCGCAACGTCGTGCTCGAGAAGAGCTTCGGCGCCCCGACCATCACCAAGGACGGCGTGTCCGTCGCCAAGGAAATCGAACTGTCCGACAAGTTCGAGAACATGGGCGCGCAGATGGTCAAGGAAGTCGCTTCCAAGACCTCCGACAACGCCGGTGACGGCACCACCACCGCCACCGTGCTGGCCCAGGCCCTGATCCGCGAAGGTTCCAAGGCGGTCGCCGCCGGCATGAACCCGATGGACCTCAAGCGCGGCATCGACCAGGCGGTGAAGGCCGCCGTGGAAGAGCTGAAGAAGATCAGCAAGCCCACCGCCGACGACAAGGCCATCGCCCAGGTCGGCACGATCTCGGCCAACTCCGACGAGTCGATCGGCACCATCATCGCCGACGCGATGAAGAAGGTCGGCAAGGAAGGCGTGATCACGGTCGAGGAGGGCTCGGGCCTGGAGAACGAGCTGGACGTGGTCGAGGGCATGCAGTTCGACCGCGGCTACCTGTCGCCGTACTTCATCAACAACCAGCAGAGCATGAGCGCCGAGCTGGATGATCCGTTCATCCTGCTGCACGACAAGAAGATCTCCAACGTGCGCGACCTGCTGCCCGTGCTGGAAGGCGTGGCCAAGGCCGGCAAGCCGCTGCTGATCGTGGCCGAGGAAGTCGAGGGCGAGGCCCTGGCGACGCTGGTGGTCAACACCATCCGCGGCATCGTCAAGGTCGTGGCCGTGAAGGCCCCGGGCTTCGGCGACCGTCGCAAGGCGATGCTGGAAGACATGGCCGTGCTGACCGGCGGCACCGTGATCTCCGAGGAAGTGGGTCTGCAGCTGGAGAAGGCCACCATCAACGACCTGGGCCGCGCCAAGAAGGTGCAGGTGACCAAGGAGAACACCACCATCATCGACGGTGCGGGCGATACCCCGGCCATCGAGTCGCGCATCAAGCAGATCAAGGCGCAGATCGAGGAGACCACCTCGGACTACGACCGCGAGAAGCTGCAGGAGCGCGTGGCCAAGCTGGCCGGTGGCGTGGCGGTGATCAAGGTCGGCGCCGCGACCGAGGTCGAGATGAAGGAGAAGAAGGCCCGCGTGGAAGACGCGCTGCACGCGACCCGCGCTGCGGTCGAGGAAGGCGTGGTCCCGGGCGGCGGCGTGGCGCTGCTGCGCGCGAAGGCCGCGATCGAGGGCCTGACCGGTGCCAACGAAGACCAGAACCACGGCATCACCATTGCGCTGCGCGCGATGGAGGCTCCGCTGCGCGAGATCGTCGCGAACGCGGGCGAGGAGCCGTCGGTGATCGTCAACCAGGTCAAGGATGGCAAGGGCAACTTCGGTTACAACGCGGCCAACGGCGAGTTCGGCGACATGGTCGAGTTCGGGATCCTGGATCCGACCAAGGTGACCCGCACTGCGCTGCAGAACGCGGCGTCGATCGCCGGTCTGATGATCACCACCGAAGCGATGGTGGCCGAGCTTCCGCAGAAGGAAGAGTCGGCGCCGGCCGGTGGTGACATGGGCGGCATGGGTGGCATGGGCGGGATGGGCTTCTGA
- a CDS encoding ECF-type sigma factor, with protein MGGEDITQLLARAREGGPERLSAVFEALYPELVRLANSRLRGGEGTLSPTVLVHELFLRITQGNALPLNDRNHFFAASAKAMRWILVEHARARATAKRGGGQVMVELDDQVAGADPALTNVLALDKALEALEAISPQRRQVVELRWFGGLEFSEIASLLDVSERTVYRDWERARAFMQAMLDGDGDGS; from the coding sequence GTGGGCGGAGAAGACATCACGCAGCTGCTGGCCAGGGCCCGGGAGGGCGGGCCGGAACGGCTGTCGGCGGTATTCGAGGCGCTGTATCCGGAGCTGGTGCGGCTGGCCAACTCGCGCCTGCGCGGCGGCGAGGGCACCCTCTCGCCCACGGTGCTGGTGCATGAGCTGTTCCTGCGCATCACCCAGGGCAACGCCCTGCCGCTGAACGACCGCAACCACTTCTTCGCCGCCTCGGCCAAGGCCATGCGCTGGATCCTGGTGGAGCATGCCCGCGCCCGGGCCACCGCCAAGCGCGGCGGCGGCCAGGTGATGGTGGAGTTGGACGACCAGGTGGCGGGCGCGGATCCGGCCCTGACCAACGTGCTGGCGCTGGACAAGGCCCTGGAGGCGCTGGAAGCGATCAGCCCGCAGCGGCGCCAGGTGGTGGAGCTGCGCTGGTTCGGCGGCCTGGAGTTCTCCGAGATCGCATCCTTGCTGGATGTCTCCGAACGCACCGTCTACCGCGACTGGGAGCGCGCCCGCGCGTTCATGCAGGCCATGCTCGACGGGGACGGCGATGGATCCTGA
- a CDS encoding serine/threonine-protein kinase yields MDPDQLAHWQAADALFDQWLDLPAAQRAAWLAGQDAEPPVLRRLQQLIAAHQRPRAGMDPAGSDLSGCQLGTWTLESELGRGGMAVVYRASREQGMARQHAAVKILTLGALGATGRERFHREAAILARLNHPNVTALVDSGVAEDGTCWLAMPLVDGRRIDDWCDAKSLDAREIVRLYLQVCDAVAYAHRNLVIHRDLKPSNVLVDQDGHVRLLDFGIGQFADDEDERTHTMWRALTPGYAAPEQLRGAPPTTAMDIYGLGALLHRLLTGRTPGADGTTHSTRPSLLVRDAGDAYHRHYVPLKTDLDRVLLKALAEEPDQRYATAEALAGDLRRWLDGRPVLAEKPKLGYRARKFLARNKVGVAAAGLLVLALAGGVSATLWQAREARREAENARAQAQRAILVREFLQRVFYSTQPAVGGVPDALELLEEGARRARSEVLQSDPLAAADILMLTGSARAGLGEYALAQADLEQASSILRDSQPRAYPERVQIEGYLSQLARYHGENTKAQQHGRAAVGLGELALAEDGDAQPLLDAQVSWGMSLFVDDPAAALEVFEEVYAALPDHGLTDTQLHISVLDGLSAALMAVSPEDTGRLAELAEEQMRLSREIDGPGSSQYVSTLSDQVPVFSRIGDLERAAEVAWEAVRIAEQAFTGPHRNKAGAHCQLAANLHWQGDYAQAVEHYSIANGMYSELGLSDLHVQACFMYAGYARAALGDYHSALEDLEHAWAVLGDHDYRATPTGYSNCGTKAAVYIRLGDADSAERLLDGCQPAEGHDSPLMYSQARAELHFSRGELDHAANIAAGLRRDRPPEADDRYWMRPWMLSILLAGETGDTGLVADLEQELGGFAASPPLSMCLQHPSREHCLALP; encoded by the coding sequence ATGGATCCTGACCAGCTCGCGCACTGGCAGGCCGCCGATGCGCTGTTCGACCAATGGCTGGATCTTCCCGCCGCGCAGCGCGCCGCCTGGCTCGCGGGACAGGACGCAGAGCCACCCGTGCTCCGGCGTCTGCAGCAGCTGATCGCCGCCCACCAGCGCCCGCGCGCCGGCATGGATCCTGCGGGAAGCGATCTTTCCGGCTGCCAGCTGGGCACCTGGACGCTGGAGTCGGAGCTGGGCCGCGGCGGCATGGCAGTGGTGTACCGGGCGTCGCGCGAGCAGGGCATGGCCCGCCAGCACGCCGCGGTGAAGATCCTGACCCTGGGCGCGCTCGGCGCCACCGGCCGCGAGCGCTTCCACCGCGAGGCCGCGATCCTGGCCCGCCTCAACCATCCCAACGTCACCGCGCTGGTGGATTCGGGCGTGGCGGAGGACGGCACCTGCTGGCTGGCGATGCCGCTGGTGGATGGCCGGCGCATCGACGACTGGTGCGATGCGAAATCGCTTGATGCCCGCGAGATCGTGCGCCTGTACCTGCAGGTCTGCGACGCAGTGGCCTATGCGCATCGCAACCTGGTGATTCATCGCGACCTCAAGCCGTCGAACGTGCTTGTGGACCAGGACGGCCACGTGCGCCTGCTTGATTTCGGCATCGGCCAGTTCGCCGACGACGAGGACGAGCGCACCCACACCATGTGGCGCGCGCTGACCCCCGGCTACGCCGCGCCCGAGCAGCTGCGAGGCGCCCCGCCGACCACCGCGATGGACATCTACGGGCTGGGCGCCCTGCTGCACCGCCTGCTCACCGGCCGCACGCCGGGCGCCGATGGCACCACCCACAGCACCCGCCCCTCGCTGCTGGTGCGCGACGCCGGCGACGCCTATCACCGCCACTATGTCCCGCTGAAGACGGATTTGGACCGCGTCCTCCTCAAGGCCCTGGCCGAGGAACCGGATCAGCGCTACGCCACCGCGGAGGCGCTTGCCGGCGACCTGCGCCGCTGGCTGGATGGGCGGCCGGTGTTGGCTGAAAAGCCGAAGCTGGGTTACCGGGCACGGAAATTCCTCGCGCGTAACAAAGTTGGGGTTGCGGCCGCCGGGCTTCTGGTTCTTGCACTGGCCGGAGGAGTCTCAGCGACGCTGTGGCAAGCGCGCGAAGCACGCCGGGAAGCGGAGAACGCGCGAGCGCAGGCCCAGCGGGCGATCCTGGTGAGGGAGTTCCTGCAGCGTGTCTTCTACTCGACGCAACCGGCCGTCGGCGGTGTTCCGGACGCCCTCGAACTGCTGGAAGAAGGCGCACGGCGGGCCCGGTCCGAGGTCCTGCAGTCCGATCCCCTGGCCGCAGCCGACATCCTGATGTTGACGGGCAGCGCCAGGGCCGGCCTGGGAGAATATGCGCTGGCGCAGGCGGACCTTGAGCAGGCCTCCTCCATTCTCCGCGACTCCCAGCCGCGGGCCTATCCGGAACGCGTGCAGATTGAAGGCTACCTGAGCCAACTGGCGCGCTATCACGGTGAAAACACGAAAGCGCAGCAGCATGGCCGCGCAGCCGTTGGGCTCGGGGAGCTTGCCCTCGCGGAAGATGGCGACGCTCAGCCGCTGCTGGATGCACAGGTCAGCTGGGGGATGAGTCTTTTCGTCGATGATCCGGCAGCCGCCCTGGAAGTGTTCGAGGAAGTGTATGCCGCGCTTCCCGATCACGGTTTGACGGACACGCAGCTCCATATCAGCGTCCTCGACGGGCTTTCCGCCGCGCTGATGGCGGTATCACCGGAGGACACCGGAAGGCTCGCCGAATTGGCGGAAGAACAGATGCGCCTCTCCCGCGAGATCGACGGACCCGGGTCCAGCCAGTACGTGAGCACGCTCTCCGACCAGGTGCCTGTCTTCAGTCGCATCGGCGACCTTGAGCGGGCGGCGGAAGTCGCCTGGGAAGCCGTGCGCATCGCGGAGCAGGCGTTCACCGGCCCCCACCGGAACAAGGCGGGGGCCCATTGCCAACTGGCTGCCAACCTGCACTGGCAAGGAGACTACGCGCAGGCGGTGGAGCATTACAGCATCGCCAACGGCATGTATTCGGAGCTCGGGCTGAGCGACCTCCACGTGCAGGCTTGCTTCATGTACGCCGGCTACGCACGTGCCGCCCTGGGTGACTATCACTCCGCCCTGGAAGACCTTGAACACGCCTGGGCGGTCCTGGGTGACCACGATTATCGCGCTACGCCGACCGGATACTCCAACTGCGGTACCAAAGCCGCGGTATACATCCGGCTTGGCGATGCCGATTCGGCCGAACGGCTCCTCGATGGCTGCCAGCCTGCCGAGGGCCACGATTCCCCGCTGATGTATTCCCAGGCAAGGGCAGAACTCCACTTCTCGCGCGGCGAACTCGACCATGCCGCGAACATCGCGGCCGGCTTGCGTCGGGACCGTCCTCCAGAAGCGGATGACCGATACTGGATGCGGCCCTGGATGCTGTCCATCCTGCTCGCTGGGGAAACCGGTGACACTGGGCTGGTGGCGGATCTGGAACAGGAACTTGGCGGGTTCGCCGCTTCGCCGCCCCTGTCCATGTGCCTGCAGCACCCGTCCAGGGAACACTGCCTGGCGCTGCCATAA